A single region of the Paramicrobacterium fandaimingii genome encodes:
- the yidD gene encoding membrane protein insertion efficiency factor YidD has product MIGDVLRTVLLIPRNLAVAVLQVYRRIISPLYGDVCRYYPSCSAYAFQAIQIHGVAIGSVMGIRRILRCHPWAAGGIDDVPAKKNFRYAVTPHGFVVSPTDRKN; this is encoded by the coding sequence TCGTACTGTTCTGCTGATTCCGCGCAACCTTGCTGTGGCTGTGCTGCAGGTGTATCGACGCATCATTTCGCCCTTGTACGGCGATGTCTGTCGGTACTATCCGTCGTGTTCCGCTTACGCGTTTCAGGCGATTCAGATCCATGGAGTCGCGATCGGATCGGTGATGGGTATTCGGCGAATCCTTCGCTGCCATCCTTGGGCGGCCGGTGGAATCGATGACGTGCCTGCAAAGAAGAACTTCCGTTATGCCGTGACCCCTCACGGGTTTGTGGTCTCCCCTACCGACAGAAAGAACTGA
- the yidC gene encoding membrane protein insertase YidC, protein MDIIGTILWPLKWAVELILVTFHSIFSFVGMDPAAGLTWVLSIVGLVLVVRALLIPLFVKQIKNQRRMMEVAPQLKKIQDKYKGKRDQMSREAMSRETMALYKKTGTNPMGSCLPLLVQMPIFFSLFSVLREAASGKQGVGPLNQELASLFGDASLFGMAPLHSSFQDAMNATPPAVAVMVIAAIMVALMTSSQFFTQLQIMSKNISEETKASPMFKQQRILLYLLPFVFLFSGFAFPLGVMFYWLVSNIWTMAQQFIIIRNMPTPGTEAAREREARLARKGKIDKLAKADDPIVVEEKKPAQRQQPVNKNRAKKLAQQGKPAPQPQPKKNPDSKPKAPDSKGKK, encoded by the coding sequence ATGGACATCATCGGTACGATCCTCTGGCCGCTCAAATGGGCGGTCGAGCTGATCCTTGTAACATTCCATTCCATCTTCTCGTTTGTGGGAATGGATCCTGCTGCCGGGCTGACCTGGGTGCTTTCGATCGTCGGTCTTGTGCTTGTCGTGCGTGCGCTTCTGATTCCGCTGTTTGTGAAGCAGATCAAGAATCAGCGCAGAATGATGGAGGTCGCACCCCAGCTCAAGAAGATTCAAGACAAGTACAAAGGCAAGCGTGACCAGATGTCTCGCGAGGCGATGAGCCGCGAGACAATGGCGTTGTACAAGAAAACGGGCACCAACCCGATGGGTTCGTGCCTTCCCCTGCTCGTTCAGATGCCAATTTTCTTTTCGTTGTTTTCGGTGCTCCGTGAAGCTGCTTCTGGCAAGCAGGGCGTCGGGCCGCTGAACCAAGAACTCGCGTCCCTGTTCGGCGATGCGTCGCTGTTCGGCATGGCACCTCTGCACTCCAGCTTTCAGGACGCTATGAACGCGACTCCTCCGGCTGTCGCTGTCATGGTCATCGCGGCCATCATGGTCGCGCTGATGACGAGTTCGCAGTTCTTCACCCAGCTGCAGATCATGTCGAAGAACATTTCCGAGGAGACGAAGGCTTCTCCGATGTTTAAGCAGCAGCGCATTCTGCTCTACCTGCTTCCGTTCGTCTTCCTCTTCTCTGGCTTCGCGTTCCCTCTCGGTGTGATGTTCTACTGGCTCGTCTCCAACATTTGGACAATGGCGCAGCAGTTCATCATCATTCGCAACATGCCGACGCCTGGTACAGAGGCTGCGCGTGAGCGCGAAGCTCGTCTTGCCCGCAAGGGAAAGATCGATAAGTTGGCGAAGGCCGATGACCCCATCGTCGTTGAGGAGAAGAAGCCTGCGCAGCGGCAGCAGCCCGTGAACAAGAACAGAGCGAAGAAACTCGCTCAGCAGGGGAAGCCCGCGCCACAGCCGCAACCGAAGAAGAATCCAGACTCAAAGCCGAAAGCGCCCGATTCCAAAGGGAAGAAATAG